In Desulfomicrobium escambiense DSM 10707, one genomic interval encodes:
- the qrcC gene encoding menaquinone reductase iron-sulfur cluster-binding subunit QrcC, translating into MQAKEFKVKWGMVVDLDKCTGCGACSVACKAENNLPPEVDASNKLRTNDWMNIYELSNEKPFPDHEVAYLPRPCMQCGKPSCSTVCPVVATLKDEEGGIVSQIYPRCIGCRYCMAACPYHARYFNWFDPIWPEGMEKVLTPYTSTRPRGVVEKCTFCHHRFMAAKEQARMNGEDPTELAEDAYIPACAEVCPTGAIKFGDLNNPEHEVSKLAASENAFRLLVKLGTDPQVYYYSKREWVRKLGDNYLKNAKGGEHV; encoded by the coding sequence ATGCAAGCAAAAGAATTCAAGGTGAAATGGGGCATGGTTGTCGATCTCGACAAGTGCACCGGATGCGGTGCCTGCTCCGTGGCCTGCAAGGCGGAGAACAACCTGCCGCCCGAGGTCGACGCATCCAACAAGCTGCGCACCAACGACTGGATGAACATATACGAGTTGTCCAACGAAAAGCCCTTCCCGGACCATGAGGTGGCCTATCTGCCCCGCCCCTGCATGCAGTGCGGCAAGCCTTCGTGTTCCACGGTCTGCCCCGTCGTGGCGACCCTGAAGGACGAGGAAGGCGGCATCGTCAGCCAGATCTACCCCCGCTGCATCGGCTGCCGGTACTGCATGGCGGCCTGCCCGTACCATGCCCGCTACTTCAACTGGTTCGACCCGATCTGGCCCGAGGGCATGGAGAAGGTACTGACCCCCTATACATCGACCCGTCCCCGCGGCGTGGTCGAGAAGTGCACCTTCTGCCATCACCGTTTCATGGCGGCCAAGGAACAGGCCCGCATGAACGGCGAGGACCCGACGGAGCTGGCCGAGGACGCATACATCCCGGCCTGCGCCGAGGTCTGCCCCACGGGTGCGATCAAGTTCGGCGATCTGAACAACCCCGAGCATGAAGTCAGCAAGCTGGCCGCGTCCGAGAACGCCTTCCGCCTGCTGGTCAAGCTCGGCACCGACCCGCAGGTCTACTACTACTCCAAGCGCGAGTGGGTGAGGAAACTCGGGGACAACTACCTGAAGAATGCGAAGGGAGGCGAACATGTCTGA
- a CDS encoding anaerobic ribonucleoside-triphosphate reductase activating protein: MTDTSPVWDRVRGIEPVSLCDWPGRVSCVLFTGGCNLRCPTCHNASLAWTWEKLPALDRATVLADLGRRRRWLDGITVSGGEPTCLDGLPELLADLAVTGLPVKLDSNGSAPDVLADLLRENLVQTVAVDVKGPWRMYPELTGRAITPQGARQSLERVFGLAAEYPGRVYFRCTKVPALSPDDLEETRAQVPADQPLSFQEFVPPRSAADVS; the protein is encoded by the coding sequence ATGACGGACACGAGCCCTGTCTGGGATCGCGTGCGCGGCATTGAGCCGGTGAGTCTGTGCGACTGGCCCGGAAGGGTTTCCTGCGTGCTTTTCACCGGCGGCTGCAACCTGCGCTGCCCGACCTGCCATAATGCCTCCCTGGCCTGGACCTGGGAGAAACTGCCCGCCCTGGACAGGGCGACGGTGCTGGCCGACCTCGGCAGGCGCCGCCGCTGGCTGGACGGGATCACCGTGTCCGGCGGCGAACCGACCTGTCTGGACGGCCTGCCGGAGTTGCTCGCCGACCTTGCGGTCACGGGCCTTCCGGTCAAGCTTGATTCCAACGGCTCCGCCCCCGATGTCCTGGCCGATCTGCTCAGGGAGAACCTGGTCCAGACCGTGGCCGTGGACGTCAAGGGGCCGTGGCGGATGTACCCGGAGCTGACCGGGCGCGCCATAACGCCCCAAGGGGCCAGGCAGTCTCTGGAGCGGGTTTTCGGCCTGGCCGCCGAGTATCCGGGTCGCGTCTATTTCCGCTGCACCAAGGTCCCGGCCCTTTCCCCGGATGATCTGGAGGAGACGAGAGCCCAGGTGCCCGCGGACCAGCCCCTGTCCTTCCAGGAGTTCGTGCCGCCCCGAAGTGCCGCGGACGTTTCTTGA
- a CDS encoding MFS transporter, translating to MTADERGLRRTLLTLNVFAALKMTLFPMAVITLFWKDEIGLSLTEILTLQVFFSLASVVMEYPSGYVSDRLGYRFALVTACVFGLLGWGWYLAAETFWGVLLAELLLGVSYAFISGSDTALLFESLRAADRVDLYARCDGRMVGWAQGGEAAGALMAGFMYAQWPLMPFVAQIAVWTLALGLCLSLREPVGDDGGHVTSHLAEALGVCRLAFTSPAIRSTILSGTLLGLASFYMVWLIQPHMQACGVPLSWFGPAWAGANLVVALAASGSHRVQRSIGMRGMYGLFFLLIVAAYAGLGFSTALGSFAFYYLLTAMRGLQGPLMRSRLQALSERRNRASILSLHSLVFRLGFVLTGPLVGRLADAEGLPATFLTLACAFAVALPLVGREFLRRNHPDSKI from the coding sequence GTGACGGCCGACGAGCGCGGTTTGCGTAGGACGCTCCTGACCCTCAATGTCTTTGCGGCCCTGAAGATGACGCTCTTTCCCATGGCCGTCATCACCCTCTTCTGGAAGGACGAGATCGGCCTGTCGCTGACCGAGATCCTGACCCTGCAGGTGTTCTTCTCCCTGGCCAGCGTCGTGATGGAATACCCTTCGGGCTACGTCAGCGACCGGCTCGGGTACCGCTTCGCCCTTGTCACGGCCTGCGTCTTCGGGCTCCTGGGCTGGGGGTGGTATCTTGCCGCTGAGACCTTCTGGGGCGTCCTGCTGGCGGAGCTGCTGCTCGGGGTGAGCTACGCCTTCATCAGCGGCTCCGACACGGCGCTTCTCTTCGAAAGCCTGCGGGCCGCCGACAGGGTGGATCTCTACGCGCGTTGCGACGGACGCATGGTCGGCTGGGCCCAGGGCGGCGAGGCGGCCGGGGCGCTTATGGCGGGCTTCATGTACGCCCAGTGGCCGCTCATGCCCTTTGTGGCGCAGATCGCCGTCTGGACCCTGGCCCTGGGGCTGTGCCTGAGCCTGCGAGAGCCCGTCGGGGATGACGGCGGACATGTCACCTCCCATCTGGCCGAGGCTCTGGGTGTGTGTCGCCTGGCCTTCACCAGCCCGGCCATCCGGTCGACCATCCTGAGCGGGACGCTTCTGGGTCTGGCCTCCTTCTACATGGTCTGGCTCATCCAACCCCACATGCAGGCCTGCGGCGTTCCTCTGAGCTGGTTCGGCCCGGCCTGGGCCGGCGCCAACCTGGTCGTGGCCCTGGCCGCCTCAGGCAGCCACAGGGTGCAGCGGAGCATCGGCATGCGGGGCATGTACGGGCTCTTCTTCCTGCTCATCGTCGCCGCCTATGCCGGCCTTGGCTTTTCCACAGCCCTGGGAAGCTTTGCCTTCTACTACCTGCTCACGGCCATGCGCGGCCTGCAGGGCCCGCTCATGCGCTCCCGGCTGCAGGCCCTGAGCGAGCGCCGCAACCGGGCGAGCATCCTTTCTCTGCACAGCCTGGTGTTCCGGTTGGGCTTCGTCCTGACCGGCCCCCTGGTGGGCCGACTGGCCGATGCCGAAGGGTTGCCCGCGACCTTCCTGACCCTGGCCTGTGCATTTGCGGTGGCGCTGCCCCTGGTGGGAAGAGAATTTTTGCGCCGCAACCATCCGGATTCCAAAATCTAG
- a CDS encoding acyltransferase family protein has translation MIRNGEGRLDAVDAARALGLGLVYYGHFVEQTMYLQNPAAALQYKWVYSFHMILFFVLSGLVRGARPAVVPPKAFVASTWAGRIVPYLFFSLVLALISLFLPGWFPIVDLSKPAGYLQATVATAMGFPLFCVPLWFVACLVSVECVHRLAGWALNTPRRILLAAAACYIGGYALNERYFFFGQNMSFWLLHEVPVVYAFYLSGVLLGRTRVLDRVGPGTAVAIFLVSVAAVHLTFDLNQGPFRYLQAVIILLSGHGHFLWFPFTALAGTCMVLALGKTLQRVQLLTFLGRNGMILLAMNGVFYHFVNKPLAAWTLATLPADGLTVFLVSSAVTVCSIAASVPVIHALNRAIPQLVGKPRESGMFFGPLVRG, from the coding sequence ATGATTCGAAACGGGGAAGGGCGTCTGGACGCCGTCGACGCGGCACGAGCCTTGGGGCTCGGGTTGGTCTATTACGGCCATTTCGTCGAGCAGACCATGTACCTGCAGAACCCTGCTGCGGCTTTGCAGTACAAATGGGTCTACTCCTTTCACATGATCCTCTTCTTCGTGCTGTCCGGCCTGGTCCGCGGTGCGCGTCCGGCCGTCGTGCCGCCGAAGGCCTTCGTGGCTTCGACCTGGGCGGGCAGGATCGTGCCGTACCTGTTTTTCAGCCTTGTCCTGGCCCTCATCTCCCTGTTTCTGCCGGGATGGTTTCCCATCGTCGACCTCTCGAAGCCGGCCGGCTACCTGCAGGCCACCGTGGCCACGGCCATGGGGTTCCCGCTTTTCTGCGTTCCCCTGTGGTTCGTGGCCTGCCTCGTCAGCGTGGAGTGCGTGCACCGTCTGGCCGGCTGGGCGCTGAACACCCCCCGGCGCATTCTGCTGGCCGCAGCGGCCTGCTACATCGGCGGGTACGCCCTCAACGAGCGGTATTTCTTCTTCGGGCAGAACATGAGCTTTTGGCTTCTGCACGAGGTGCCGGTCGTGTACGCGTTCTATCTCAGCGGGGTTCTCCTGGGACGCACACGGGTGCTGGACAGGGTCGGGCCCGGGACGGCTGTCGCCATCTTTCTGGTCTCGGTCGCAGCAGTGCATCTGACCTTTGACCTCAACCAGGGCCCTTTCCGCTATCTGCAGGCAGTCATCATTCTTCTTTCGGGGCATGGCCATTTCCTGTGGTTCCCCTTCACGGCGTTGGCCGGCACGTGCATGGTCCTGGCCTTGGGCAAGACGCTGCAACGGGTCCAGCTCCTGACATTTCTGGGACGCAACGGCATGATCCTGCTGGCCATGAACGGGGTCTTCTACCACTTCGTGAACAAGCCCCTTGCGGCGTGGACGCTGGCCACGCTTCCCGCGGACGGGCTGACGGTCTTTCTCGTCAGCTCCGCGGTCACCGTCTGCAGCATCGCGGCGAGCGTGCCCGTCATTCACGCCCTGAACCGGGCCATCCCCCAGCTTGTGGGCAAGCCTCGAGAGTCGGGGATGTTTTTCGGTCCGCTGGTGCGCGGATAG
- the qrcD gene encoding menaquinone reductase integral membrane subunit QrcD: protein MSDRAYWPEGVERCSVGKFLAWLGVISIFLAWGGYGAFKVLGTGIGVTGLDNYFGFGLWITFDLAVIALGAGAFFSGFLRYIIRIDELKNIINLAVIVGFLCYSGAMLVLVLDIGQPLRAWFGYWHPNVHSMLTEVIFCITCYCTVLIIEYVPLILENRKINENRFCHHLAHNFHVYMPLFAGIGTFLSFFHQGSLGGMYGVLFGRPFVFREGFFIWPWTFFLFISSAIASGPGFTMICAALMEAITGRKLVSYETKKLMGKISGLLLCVYIFFKIIDTYAWAKGILPGMGLTFDQMYNSEYGYGQILLWLELFWFGVIPAVMLITPWVRERPALMYTAAVMTAIGVTINRFVFTVQALAIPVMPFDRWTSYAPNWAEWSTSGMIVAYGFLVMSLSYRYLPIFPQEVKLNK, encoded by the coding sequence ATGTCTGATAGAGCGTACTGGCCCGAAGGGGTGGAACGTTGTTCTGTTGGGAAGTTCCTGGCCTGGTTGGGCGTGATCAGCATCTTCCTCGCCTGGGGCGGATACGGCGCGTTCAAGGTGCTGGGAACCGGCATCGGCGTGACCGGACTGGACAACTACTTCGGGTTCGGGCTGTGGATCACCTTTGACCTGGCGGTCATCGCCCTGGGCGCCGGCGCCTTTTTCTCCGGCTTCCTGCGGTACATCATCCGCATCGACGAACTGAAAAACATCATCAACCTGGCGGTCATCGTCGGGTTCCTGTGCTACTCCGGCGCCATGCTCGTCCTGGTGCTGGACATCGGCCAGCCGCTGCGGGCCTGGTTCGGCTACTGGCATCCCAACGTCCACTCCATGCTGACGGAAGTCATCTTCTGCATCACCTGCTACTGCACGGTGCTGATCATCGAGTACGTTCCGCTCATCCTGGAGAACCGCAAGATCAACGAGAACCGGTTCTGCCACCATCTGGCCCACAACTTCCACGTGTACATGCCGCTTTTTGCCGGCATCGGCACCTTCCTGTCCTTCTTCCACCAGGGTTCCCTGGGCGGCATGTACGGCGTGCTCTTCGGCCGTCCGTTCGTGTTCCGCGAAGGCTTCTTCATCTGGCCCTGGACCTTCTTCCTGTTCATCTCCTCGGCCATTGCCTCCGGTCCCGGCTTCACCATGATCTGCGCCGCCCTGATGGAAGCCATCACCGGCCGCAAGCTGGTCAGCTACGAGACCAAGAAGCTCATGGGCAAGATCTCCGGTCTGCTCCTGTGCGTCTACATCTTCTTCAAGATCATCGATACCTACGCCTGGGCCAAGGGCATCCTGCCCGGCATGGGGCTGACCTTCGACCAGATGTACAACAGCGAGTACGGCTACGGGCAGATCCTGCTCTGGCTCGAACTCTTCTGGTTCGGCGTGATCCCGGCCGTGATGCTGATCACTCCCTGGGTGCGCGAGCGTCCGGCACTGATGTACACCGCCGCGGTCATGACCGCCATCGGTGTGACCATCAACCGTTTCGTCTTCACGGTCCAGGCCCTGGCCATCCCGGTCATGCCCTTCGACCGTTGGACGTCCTACGCCCCCAACTGGGCCGAATGGTCCACCTCCGGCATGATCGTGGCCTACGGCTTCCTGGTCATGAGCCTTTCCTACCGGTATCTGCCGATCTTCCCCCAGGAAGTGAAGCTGAACAAGTAG